Genomic window (Pseudomonas hydrolytica):
GGGCCTGGCCGCCAAAGACAAGCTGGATTCCTGATTCTCACTGACAAGGACGCATATTCATGAGCACGACTAGCGCAGCCGTAGAAAGCAGCCACAGCGCCGCCGAACTCGGCATTCTCGACCGCATCATCGCCGAGACCAAACTGACCCCCGATGACGAGGCCTACGACATCGCCAAGCGCGGCGTATCGGCCTTCATCGAAGAGCTGCTCAAGCCGCAGAACGAAAACGAGCCGGTGAAGAAGGCCATGGTCGACCGCATGATCGCGGAGATCGACGCCAAGCTCAGCCGGCAGATGGACGAGATCCTCCACCACCCGGACTTCCAGGCCCTGGAATCCTCCTGGCGCGGCCTCAAGCTGCTGGTGGACCGCACCAACTTCCGCGAGAACATCAAGCTGGAGATCCTCAACGCCTCCAAGCAGGACCTGCTCGATGACTTCGAAGACAGCCCGGAAATCGTTCAGTCCGGCCTGTACAAGCACATCTACACCGCCGAGTACGGCCAGTTCGGTGGCCAGCCGGTCGGCGCCCTGATCGCCAACTACTACTTCGACCCGAGCGCTCCGGACGTCAAGACCCTGCAGTACGTCGCCTCGGTGGCCTGCATGTCCCACGCCCCGTTCATCGCCTCGGCCGGCCCGAAATTCTTCGGCCTGGAAACCTTCACCGGCCTGCCGGACCTGAAGGACCTCAAGGACCACTTCGAAGGCCCGCAATTCACCAAGTGGCAGAGCTTCCGCGAGCAGGAAGACGCCCGCTACGTCGGCCTGACCGTACCGCGCTTCCTGCTGCGCAACCCGTACGATCCGGAAGACAACCCGGTGAAGACCTTCGTCTACAAGGAAAACGTGGCCAACAGCCACGAGCACTACCTGTGGGGCAACACCGCCTACGCCTTCGCCAGCCGTCTGACCGACAGCTTCGCCAAGTTCCGCTGGTGCCCGAACATCATCGGCCCGCAGAGCGGTGGCGCGGTGGAAGACCTGCCGCTGCACCACTTCGAGAGCATGGGCGAGATCGAGACCAAGATCCCCACCGAGGTGCTGGTTTCCGACCGTCGCGAGTACGAGCTGGCCGAGGAAGGCTTTATCGCCCTGACCATGCGCAAGGGCAGCGACAACGCCGCGTTCTTCTCCGCCAATTCGGCGCAGAAGCCGAAGTTCTTCGGCATCAGCGAAGAAGGCAAGACCGCCGAGCTGAACTACAAGCTGGGCACCCAGCTGCCGTACATGTTCATCGTCAACCGTCTGGCCCACTACCTGAAAGTGCTGCAGCGCGAGCAGATCGGTGCCTGGAAGGAGCGTACCGACCTCGAGCTGGAACTGAACAAGTGGATCCGCCAGTACGTGGCCGACCAGGAGAACCCCAGCTCCGAAGTGCGTAGCCGTCGTCCGCTGCGCGCCGCCCAGGTCATCGTCAGCGATGTCGAAGGCGAGCCGGGCTGGTACCGCGTCAGCCTGAACGTGCGCCCGCACTTCAAGTACATGGGTGCCGACTTCACCCTGTCGCTGGTCGGCAAGCTGGACAAGGAGTAAGCAGCCATGGCCTACGGCAGCCTGTTCGAGCGCCTCGGTGGCGAGGCCGGCCAACGTGCCGGCTGGAGCCGCGAGGTCGCCGCCATGGCCTCGGTGGCTGCCCATCTGGCCAAGATGCTCAGCACCCGTGCGGGCAGCGTGCAGACGCTGCCCGACTACGGGTTGCCCGATTTGAACGATATGCGCCTGTCGCTGCACGACTCGCTGCAGCAGGCGCGTATCGCCATCGAACGCTTTATCGAAGCGTACGAACCCCGTCTGACCCAGGTGCGCGTGATTTCCCTGCCGCGCACCCATGATCCGCTGCGCCAGGCCTTCGCCATCGACGCGATGCTGGAGATGGATGGCGTCAGGCGTCAGGTCAGTTTCTCCGCGAGCCTGGACGGTAGCGGTCAGGTCAAGGTCAACCCAGGAGCCTCACATGTCCGGTAAACCCGCAGCCCGCCTCGGCGATCCCACCGCCTGCCCGATTCCCGGCCACGGCACCAACCCGATCGCCGCCGGCTCGCCCGACGTGCTGTTCGACAGTCTGCCCGCCGCGCGCATGGGCGACGCCTCCGCCTGCGGCGGCGCCATGGCCGGCGCGGTGATTCCCACCGTGCTGATCAATGGCAAGCCGGCGGCGGTGGTGGGCTCGGTGGGTAGTCATGGCAATACCGTGGTGGCTGGCTCCGGCACCGTGTTGATTGGCGCGAGTGGCGGTGGGGCGGCGTTCAGCCCGGTTGCGCCGCTGTCGCTGGTGGCTGCTGCAGCTAGCGTCATCAATGTTCTGGTGCCTCCGGCTCAAGCGGCCGAAGAGCGCGCGCTGGATTACACCATTGCTTTGCAGCGTGGAGGCAATCGTGTGCTCACGCCTCTGCGGATTCCCGATTACGAGGAAATTGGACAAGGCACAACGAACAATCGAGAGACCATCGATTTCCAGATCCGTAACCGCAAACATCCGGCCGATAGCCTGACCCTGGAGGTATACGATGGCGAGACGCTGCTCCATAGCGAAGCGGATACAGCGGCGCTGCTTCCGACAGGTGAGCACCAGTGGCAGTGGGACGGCTACGACCGATCTGGCGTTCTCGATACTCGTGTTTTGAAAAGCCCCAACCTGCTTGTGCGTCTGACCGTGAAGAAAGGTGCTGAAGAGCAGGTATCGGAGCTGCGGCTGGACAATAGCGCTGCAGCCGCACCGTGGGTCGATGCCCGCGTTGATCGCAACGCTGGCTCCGTCGAGATCACCCTGCGCCCCAGCTTCTCTGATGGTGGTGTATCCGGCAGGAACAACCAATTGACGGCCCGCACATTCGATGAACTGAAGGTATTGGCCAAGGCGGGGGTCGAATACTACTGGTCGCGTGAGGGCAGTCGTGCAGGCGGCATCGACAAGCCGATTCAGACAGCCAAAGGCGCGTTTCAGGTGAAGGTCATCGCTGATGTGCATGCCAAGCCCAGCGCCAAGAATTTCCCGCTCATTGCTTCAATCGGTGATGACTTCGGTCGTTCCACTAGCTTCGCGATGTTCAAAAAGATTTACCACAACTTGGGCATGTGGGCGGCTGCCAACTATCCCGCCAATTTTGCCGATGAGGATTTCGCGCACACCGCTGCGCATGAGGTGGGTCACCTCATCCTCAACGAGTACGGCGATGGTGGCTTGATACCTGCGTACTCGTGGAGCCACAAGTCGACCTCCACGATCCTCACTCAGGCGCCTGTGGACAATCACCCCATTCCAGCGGCAGGGGAGATAGACCTTATGCATTACCACTCCCACAGCCCACGCAACTACCAGGACTATTGGCAGCGTTCCATCGCCTCGGAGAACGACGTCAAGGGCCTGTTGTGGCTTACCCGGGTGAAATTCGATGACTAAGCACGTGCTGTGTCTACTTTCGATTCTGCTTGCTGGCTGCAGCAGCCAGCAGAAAAGCGTCTTTATCGCCAACTTCGAAAATGTGTGTGGCTACACGGTCGAAGTTTCCACCCATGACTACTCCAACGGAAAAGGCTCATTCCCTGCTGGACAGCGGCTGGCCGCTGACGACTCCATCGAGGTGCTGTCCTACATCGTGTTCAACGAAACACTGGAAGACAGCGTACCAGGCACTTATCGCCTGGATATCGCGGCACATGGCAAGTCGGTATCGCTCGACAAGCAGCGCCTGCTTGCTCATCTGAAGCGCTCGCCAATTGAACAAAAAGGCAATGCCATAACGATATGGACGATCAACGACACCTCTCTGTGTCCATAACGGCAACACGCCCAGGGATGAGCAAACAGCATGTCTTTTAACCACTACTACCAAAGCGAACTCACCGCCCTGCGCCAACTGGGCAAGCGCTTTGCCGAGCGCAGCCCGGCATTGGCGCCGTTCCTTGGCCAGGCCGGGCGTGATCCGGATGTCGAGCGCCTGCTCGAAGGCTTCGCCTTCCTCACCGGGCGCCTGCGGCAGAAGCTCGACGACGAGCTGCCGGAGCTGACCCACTCGCTGATGCACCTGCTGTGGCCGAACTATATGCGTCCGCTGCCGGCCTTCAGCATGCTGCAGTTCGACCCGCTGACCCGCCCCGGCCCGGCGTTGCCGGTCAAGCGCGGCACGCCGGTGGAAGCCAAGGCCATCGAAGGCGTCACCTGCCGCTTTCGCACCTGCTACCCCACCGAGGTGCTGCCGCTGGCGCTGAACGGCCTGGACTACTCGGTCAAGGGCGACGGCGCGCTGCTCAGCCTGCGTCTGGGCATGAGCGCCGACGGCCATCTCGGCGAGATCGGCCTGAACAAGCTGCGTCTGCACCTGGCCGGCGAGCGCTATATCGGCCAGATGCTCTACCTGGCGCTGCTGCGCAACCTCGGCGGCATCCAGCTGGTGCTGCTCGATGCGGCCGGCAAGCCCATGCAGGATGCCTTCGGCCAGACTCTCGGCACCCTGCAGCTCAAGCCCGAGCAGGTGCAGCCGGTGGGCTTCGCCGAAGACGAGGCGCTGATCCCCTATCCGCTCAACACCTTCCGCGGCTACCGCTACCTGCAGGAATACTTCGCCTTCCAGGACAAGTTCCTCTTCGTCGACCTGCTCGGCCTGGATGCCATCCATGGCCTGCCCGAGGATCTGCTCAAGCAGGCGCGCGGTCTGGAGCTGCGCTTCGATATCCACAAGGCCGGGGTGCAGCGCATCCGCCCGACCCTGGAAAACGTGCGCCTGTACTGCACGCCGGTGGTCAACCTGTTCCAGCACGACGCCATCCCGATCCGCCTCGACGGCAAGCAGGACCAGTACCTGCTGCTGCCGGCCGAATTCGACGCGCAGCATTGCGGCGTGTTCTCGGTGGACCGCGTCACCGGCTGGAAGCCGGGCGGCATGGGCTACGAGGAGTACGTGCCGTTCGAGTCGTTCGAGCACGACCCCAGCTTCGACGTGCCGGTGGCGCGCCCGCACTACAGCGTGCGTCAGCAGCCGTCGATGCTCGGCGACGGCCTGGAGACCTGGCTCAGCTTCGGCCTGCGCAACCTCGACCAGCACGAGACGCTGTCCATCGAGCTGACCTGCACCAACCAGAATCTGCCGCGTCAGCTGAGCCTGGGCGATATCTGCCTGCCCAGCGAGGACACTCCGGATTTTCTCAGCTTCCGCAACATCAGCGCGGTCACCCCCTGCTATGCGCCGCCGCTGCACCGCGACTTCCTGTGGAAGCTGATTTCCAACATGTCGCTGAACTACCTGTCGCTGGCCAACGTCGAGGCGCTCAAGGTGATCCTCGAGACCTACGACCTGCCGCGCTACTACGACCAGCACGCCGAGCGCGTCAGCAAGCGCCTGCTCGGTGGCCTCAAGAGCATCGGCCACCGCCATGTCGACCGCCTGCACCGCGGCCTGCCGGTGCGCGGCGTGCGCACCGAACTGACCATGAACCCGGACGGCTACCTGGGCGAAGGCGACCTGTTCCTCTTCGCCTCGGTACTCAATGAATTTTTCGCCCTCTACGCCAGCCTCAACAGCTACCACGAGCTGCACGTACAGAGCACACAGGGAGAGTTGTACAAATGGACGCCACGCATGGGGCAGCAGCCCCTGCTCTGAACCGGCTCAGCCGGGGCATCCGCGAGTACAGCCTGTTCCAGGCCGTACAGCTGGTGCTGGAGCGCCTCAAGGTCGCCCATCCGCAACTGGATGACGAGCGCCTCTACGAGTACCTGGAGTTCCAGGCCAACCCGAGCCTGGGTTTCCCCGGCAGCGATATCGATCGCGTGCAGTTCTTCGAGGAGCACGGCGAGCTGCGCGCGCGCATGCGCGTCAACCTGGTCGGCCTGTTCGGCGGCGGCTCGCCGTTGCCGGCCTTCTACAGCGAACAGGCCCTGGGTGACAGCGAGGACGGCAACCCGACCCGCGACTTCCTCGACCTGTTCAACAACCGTCTGCAGCGCCTGTTGCTGCCGATCTGGCAGAAGTACCGCTACCGCGCCAGCTTCCAGAGCGGGGCGATGGACGCCTTCTCCGCGCACCTGTTCGCCCTGATCGGCCTGGGCAGCGAGCAGATCCGCCAGGCCCAGGAGCTGAACTGGAAGCGCCTGCTGCCCTACCTCGGCCTGCTCAGCCTGCGCGCCCATTCGGCGGCGCTGATCGAGTCGGTGCTGCGTTACTACTTCAAGCACGCCGAGCTGTTCATCGAGCAGTGCCTGGAGCGCCAGGTGGTGGTGCTGGAAGAACAGCGCAACCGCCTCGGCCGCGCCAACAGCCTGCTCGGCGAAGACACCGTGCTCGGCGAGCGCGTCCGCGACCGCGGCGGCAAGTTCCGCATCCACGTGCGCCAGCTGGGCTGGACGCGCTTTCACGAGTTCCTGCCGATCGGCACGGGTTACCAGCCGCTCTGCGCGCTGGTGCGCTTCACCCTGCGCGATCCGCTGGACTACGACATCCGCCTGGAGCTGCGTCAGGACGAAATCCGCGACCTGCGCATCGGCGAAGGCAACCCCTGCCTGCTGGGCTGGACCACCTGGCTCGGCCGTGAGAACGCCGACGGTCTGGTCACCCTCGGCAGCAAGA
Coding sequences:
- the tssE gene encoding type VI secretion system baseplate subunit TssE gives rise to the protein MAYGSLFERLGGEAGQRAGWSREVAAMASVAAHLAKMLSTRAGSVQTLPDYGLPDLNDMRLSLHDSLQQARIAIERFIEAYEPRLTQVRVISLPRTHDPLRQAFAIDAMLEMDGVRRQVSFSASLDGSGQVKVNPGASHVR
- a CDS encoding PAAR domain-containing protein; translation: MSGKPAARLGDPTACPIPGHGTNPIAAGSPDVLFDSLPAARMGDASACGGAMAGAVIPTVLINGKPAAVVGSVGSHGNTVVAGSGTVLIGASGGGAAFSPVAPLSLVAAAASVINVLVPPAQAAEERALDYTIALQRGGNRVLTPLRIPDYEEIGQGTTNNRETIDFQIRNRKHPADSLTLEVYDGETLLHSEADTAALLPTGEHQWQWDGYDRSGVLDTRVLKSPNLLVRLTVKKGAEEQVSELRLDNSAAAAPWVDARVDRNAGSVEITLRPSFSDGGVSGRNNQLTARTFDELKVLAKAGVEYYWSREGSRAGGIDKPIQTAKGAFQVKVIADVHAKPSAKNFPLIASIGDDFGRSTSFAMFKKIYHNLGMWAAANYPANFADEDFAHTAAHEVGHLILNEYGDGGLIPAYSWSHKSTSTILTQAPVDNHPIPAAGEIDLMHYHSHSPRNYQDYWQRSIASENDVKGLLWLTRVKFDD
- the tssC gene encoding type VI secretion system contractile sheath large subunit, with amino-acid sequence MSTTSAAVESSHSAAELGILDRIIAETKLTPDDEAYDIAKRGVSAFIEELLKPQNENEPVKKAMVDRMIAEIDAKLSRQMDEILHHPDFQALESSWRGLKLLVDRTNFRENIKLEILNASKQDLLDDFEDSPEIVQSGLYKHIYTAEYGQFGGQPVGALIANYYFDPSAPDVKTLQYVASVACMSHAPFIASAGPKFFGLETFTGLPDLKDLKDHFEGPQFTKWQSFREQEDARYVGLTVPRFLLRNPYDPEDNPVKTFVYKENVANSHEHYLWGNTAYAFASRLTDSFAKFRWCPNIIGPQSGGAVEDLPLHHFESMGEIETKIPTEVLVSDRREYELAEEGFIALTMRKGSDNAAFFSANSAQKPKFFGISEEGKTAELNYKLGTQLPYMFIVNRLAHYLKVLQREQIGAWKERTDLELELNKWIRQYVADQENPSSEVRSRRPLRAAQVIVSDVEGEPGWYRVSLNVRPHFKYMGADFTLSLVGKLDKE
- the tssF gene encoding type VI secretion system baseplate subunit TssF encodes the protein MSFNHYYQSELTALRQLGKRFAERSPALAPFLGQAGRDPDVERLLEGFAFLTGRLRQKLDDELPELTHSLMHLLWPNYMRPLPAFSMLQFDPLTRPGPALPVKRGTPVEAKAIEGVTCRFRTCYPTEVLPLALNGLDYSVKGDGALLSLRLGMSADGHLGEIGLNKLRLHLAGERYIGQMLYLALLRNLGGIQLVLLDAAGKPMQDAFGQTLGTLQLKPEQVQPVGFAEDEALIPYPLNTFRGYRYLQEYFAFQDKFLFVDLLGLDAIHGLPEDLLKQARGLELRFDIHKAGVQRIRPTLENVRLYCTPVVNLFQHDAIPIRLDGKQDQYLLLPAEFDAQHCGVFSVDRVTGWKPGGMGYEEYVPFESFEHDPSFDVPVARPHYSVRQQPSMLGDGLETWLSFGLRNLDQHETLSIELTCTNQNLPRQLSLGDICLPSEDTPDFLSFRNISAVTPCYAPPLHRDFLWKLISNMSLNYLSLANVEALKVILETYDLPRYYDQHAERVSKRLLGGLKSIGHRHVDRLHRGLPVRGVRTELTMNPDGYLGEGDLFLFASVLNEFFALYASLNSYHELHVQSTQGELYKWTPRMGQQPLL
- the tssG gene encoding type VI secretion system baseplate subunit TssG, whose protein sequence is MDATHGAAAPALNRLSRGIREYSLFQAVQLVLERLKVAHPQLDDERLYEYLEFQANPSLGFPGSDIDRVQFFEEHGELRARMRVNLVGLFGGGSPLPAFYSEQALGDSEDGNPTRDFLDLFNNRLQRLLLPIWQKYRYRASFQSGAMDAFSAHLFALIGLGSEQIRQAQELNWKRLLPYLGLLSLRAHSAALIESVLRYYFKHAELFIEQCLERQVVVLEEQRNRLGRANSLLGEDTVLGERVRDRGGKFRIHVRQLGWTRFHEFLPIGTGYQPLCALVRFTLRDPLDYDIRLELRQDEIRDLRIGEGNPCLLGWTTWLGRENADGLVTLGSKIH